aacgtttcgggccgagacccttcctcaggactgaaatAAAAACATTTGGTTTGTCTGCACAATGCAGCTTATGTTGATTAGCCAACCGCCATTACACCTTAcaacaagaagaaaaaaaaaacggCTCCTTCTCTCATATACGGCAGCAGTTACAGCACTACGACTTTGGGGCGAGTCGTTGTCAAGGAAGTGACGTAACCACGCCGGAAGGCTGGCTCGGCAGACGGATGAGGGGCGGGGAGAGGAGTAATCTCATGGCTGGCGGTGGTGGAAGAAGAGCTGTTGATCGGCAGGGAGATCGAGCGAGAGACGGGGAGGCACTGGGGCCTGTCGTCTGCCGCATTCTGTGAGTGGAGCACTGCGCCAGATTACGAAGGAGTGGAAGacaaggaggagggagagggaaggagtggACGGTGCAGAATGGGGTTTGAGAGGACCAGGTGCGGGGTAGTTGGGGGACAATAGGTAGGGTAAGGGGTATAGGCGCGGGATGAGTATGAGGGATCGTTGGAGAGTGGGTGAGGAGATGAGGGAATGTTGGAGATTGGGTGGGGGGTCGTCGGAGAGGGGGAGCGAGGGGGAGGGGTCGTCGGAGAGGGAGGGTGAGTGGGTCGtcggagaggggaagggaggtgagGGGTCGacggggagggaggtgaggggtcgacggagagggggagggaggatgagggGTCgacggagagggggagggaggatgagggGTCGacggagaggggaagggaggatgAGGGGTCgacggagagggggagggaggatgagggGTCgacggagagggggagggaggatgagggGTCgacggagagggggagggagggtgaggggacgtcggagagggtgaggggtcgtcagaggggagagggagggtgatagtttgtcggggagggaggtgaggggatgttggagagggtgagggggtcattggagggggaggaagggtgaGGGGCCgtcggagggggagggagggtgaggggtcgtcggagggggagggagggtgaggggacgTCGCAGGGGGCAGTGAGGGTGAAGGGTCgtcggaggggagagggagggtgaggggtcgTCGGAGGGGGAAGGCGGGTGAGGGGACTTGGGAGGGTGGGAAAGTGAAGGGACATCGGGATGGAGGATGAGGGGATGACAGAGGTTATGGAGGGAGGTGGCAGGGGAGGATGGGGGGGCGAGGGGCGGAGGGAGGGTAGGTGAATGGTTGTTGCAGGTGTGGCGGCATAGGGAGGGAGTGTGGGGTGGTTGTTGGAGGGGAGCGTAGGGTGCGTGTGGTTTATTGGGTCGTATGAAGGTGCAGAGGTGTTTTCGGGGGCAAGGATGGTGGGGCATAGGTTATAGGCTGGGATGGAAGACGACACCTGTGAGGTTGATGGTATGGTTGAGTTCTTCTACGCTTCTGCAGTCCACTGCATCCACTGTACAGAAGTTTGGCCtacacagcttcaccagagccttgTTGGCTAGCTATCTCTCATGATGGGGAAGTAGggtttggactttgagaggcagagTGTTAGTGGGGTCATCAAAAAGGCTATTGAGGTGGTACCCTTTGGTGGGTGTTTGTGACTGGGAAGTGCTGCGTGTGATGTGCGGTGTGAGGTGACTCGAACGGGTGAGCAGAGTGTGACAGAGGAGGTCGAGTTATAATTACAGAATGCTTGTTAAAACCATGGAGgctttttgtgtgtggtgctttgcATTTTGGGTTGTCCCTGTATGTTTGCAAATGCATGTGTTGAGATTGCATTGTACAAGTTGGTAAATTGTaaagcaaacattagtgggaCTTGGCATCACCAGAGAGATTGAAGTAATGCTTTTATTTTAGAATGCTCACATTTTAACCTCTTGATATAAAAAATACTTTGCAGAAGCTGTGCTGTATGACAGAACCATCGTTACTTGAATAGTCATCACTGCCACATTCACGGCACCAGGTACCTAGAGATGTGATGGCTATGGTCCTACAGTCTGAAGGATAATGGCATCCAGCCTGTTGAGTAAGACTTCAGAGGCCACCACCAACGACAGCGATGGACAGGAAAAGACAAGAAATCTGTCAGATCAGCAGATTCATCTGGAAACTTTCACGTGGATGTGCCCAGATGGTTCCTTTGTGAAGAAGACTTTACAGGCTGGCAGTGGACTAGATAAACCTAAAGAAGGGTCCTGGTGCCGTATATACATTGGGGTGGACCCCACAAGCAGTTTTGATTCAAAGAAGCATTTTCCAGTTGGGATCAATGAGTCAGTGGAAGTGATTCTTGGTGAAAGTGATACGTGGTTCGGGGAAGTAATTGATAAATGTGTTGAGACGATGCTGCTGGGAGAGCAGTGTGAAGTCCTTCTGGCTCCAGGTTTGAGTGAGGCAGCTGAAGACCTTGCAGACAGACTGAAGTTCACTGTGAGATTGGACAAGTTCACCATCTGTAAAGACTCCTGGGAGATGTCCTTTGAAGAAAAATGGCAGGCAGCAATGCGCCACAAAACTAAAGGTACCGAGCATTTTAAAAACGGGAATCTCTTTGGTGCCACACGGCGTTACGCAAAATCGCTGAGGCTGCTGGTGTCAGTGAAATATGAAGTCCCTCCTGAGAAAGGTGAGGAGTACATCAAAGTCAGGTGTGCATTGTACTCAAACCTGGCTGCCTGCCAGCTGAAGCGAAGCCAGTACAGGAACGTCATCCAGAACTGCTCAAAGGCACTGGAGCTGGAGCCCGACTCTGTAAAGTGCCTGTACCGTCGGAGTCAGGCCTACACTTCCATTAACGAGGTTGACAAAGCCCGAGGGGACTTGCAGAGGGTGCTGAAGCTGGAGCCAGGAAACACTGCCGCCGTGCAACAGCTGAGAATTGTTACTCAACAAATCAGAGCCCAAAATGAAAAACTGGGCAAAGCAATGAGTAAGTTATTCACTTAGGGCTGGTGAACATTTGCACAAACTCCCTCTTTGTTATAACTGTCTTATTTAAGAAATAGTTCCTGAACACAGGAAGATTTCACTATTTTTGGATCAGTATGTATTTAGAAAGGATGTTTCTGTACTCTTGGGGTTATAACCACTATAAAGTTGCTTTGCACAAAACCTCTGTTCATTCCACAATGTTAATAAACTTTGGTGGGAAATTGTTAAGTTATTCATCTGGTCTTCAAAGTAAAACAAACTAGGAAATCTCTGGACCGTGGATTGGTTGGGGACTTGAAACACTGGTATGATTTAGCTGCTAAGTTGAGCTGTCACTCATAGCTCTGATGTTCCCTGCTTTAAGTGGTCTGGATAGTCACCTGAGGCTGTACAGAGCTTAACTCATGTTTACATTTTGCATTTTTGCCTTTGTGAAtttgtgacttgggagaagaaacTTATTTGGACAGCTTAACTGCAATTGTGATGTGTAGTGGTGAATCCAAGTTCTTAATTAAATCCAGATTACCAGTGAAATTGCCTTGTGAAGTTCAATGTTTCTGTGAAGATTGTTCATCATTATACAACATGTTGATAAAGTGTAGTATCTCACACCAATACAAGGTCTTAATTATAACCGGCAAAGAATTTTCAATGTTTGCAGTGTCTGCTTGTGTAGACAGAGACTGAATGTGTGTGAATCACTCACAGGTTCCAGAGAAATTCGAATGTGGATTGGTCTGCTCTTTATTACCACAGAAAACACAAATATACATTGGTGGGTGTACCAGGCAATTATTAGGGCCATAAGGCAcagccctccaagaggaccacaaccttaatGCCTCAATGATCTAGagagctatgttgactggagtcagggctttatgctttgggtcttggtagggtcacccatgccaaacaggtcaacgggtagaggccagactaagagtagtccactGGTCCCTCAGTTTTGGGGGTTcagctaacaactctgactggcaaaacaaaattctttttacatctgagtgcaacggtattcctgaatccccacctgggacttgcatgactgacagtagtgaaaaccaagaggaagctactgacattatgaaggaagctactgacattatGAAGGAAGCTCTGAGCAGTGCCAGAGATAgcggactttcattgctgccctaaacgccagtggcaaCAAGACATggggcagaattagtccattttatcgaagcagcatccgtggagaataAAACAAGCTCTGATCTTGTATCGAAATTAGGAAGTTAAAAATTGTGCATGTTTTCAGAAGCAGAGAAGAGAGTGATgtggagagaacaaagggaatgGTTTGTGATAGGGTGAAGACTAAGAGAAACTGAGGATAAAATCAAATGGATTTCTATAAGCAGTGACTGGCCTTTGACGTCCCTTAGACAGCGGCAATAACTCCAAGGAGCTCCCTACCTTCTAGAATTAAACACACATTTTGTTTACTCCTATTCACCACTTCTGCTATTCATTCCCTCCACTGCCTTTGCACAGTGGCTGgtgtgtatcatctgcaaacctttgTTCTCTCCCCACCTCCTCCATCTCTACCACTTCGGCCTGACTTTTCAAATCCAagacctctaccaccaccatggGCAAAGGCCTCACGATGTGGGGATCTGCGATGTCAGCAGATTTCCTCCAAGTGGTGCATAATTCTGATTTGGATCACTGACTGAAGTCCACTGACTGTGGGAACTTCAccgaagttcaaatttattattggaatagttatagtcatactttattaatcccgggggaaattggtttttgttacagttgctccataaataataaatagtaatagaaccataaatagttaaatagtaatatgtaaattatgccagtaaattatgaaataagtccaggaccagcctattggctcagggtgtctgaccctccaagggaggagttgtaaagtttgatggccataggcaggaatgacttcctatgatgctcagtgctgcatctcggtggaatgagtctctggctgaatgtactcctgtgcccactcagtacattatgtagtggatgggagatgttgaccaagacggcatgcaacttagacagcatcctcttttcagacaccactgtgagagaggtgtatataatatatacagccttgagattcatcttcttgcaggtacTCACAAACCAAAGAAAAGCAACTGAATTCACTAAATAAAACACATATCCAatttgcaaaaagagaacaaatcacgcaaatagTAAACAAAAGACAACAGAAAAacatggaacatgaactgcagatttCCCAGAGGTGAGTCCACAGCCTTTGTGGAGCCTGTTCGGTGCTGAGgctcaggagcccgatggctccACGGCAACAACTTCTGAACCTGGCGGCATGTGGATGGGACCCAAGActtctgcacctcctgtctgatggtagtaacGGTTCTTTTTAAAAGAGGGAGaccggtcaaacacaggcagacatCGCTGAGCACCTATTCCTTTTCGGTTCTTGTTTGTTATTGTCACGGTGCAAAGGAGCTGATCACGGGTTTGTCTCCTACTATCAGACCTCGCTGCAGCATCTGACCCTGGTGATGGTCGCCCTGGCCGTATCTGCACTCTTGGGAGTCTAGTTTGCTGAATCTCGTGGGAGACTGCAAATGTGCCAGATcatttagtcagttcaaaagtacACCCTTAaaggggaaattacaggctgcagactgcAACGATCGCAGTTCAGAAGAAGTATAATTACTAGAGTATCTAGTAATTTTGTGAGCTGTTTTCAAAATGTTGCTGGTGCCGTCTTGCCCATAAATTTACTGGGATACCTGAAGAAATGCAGTGTCTCTAGGGGACTAATCACCTCCCTAAGGATCATGACCTGTGGTgatgtctgtgtgcagcctgctTGTTCTCTCTGCAAACATGCATTTTCCCAACATACCCCACGTAGTGGCTGCAGCAAATTAAAGATTAAAGTAATGTCTGGGCAAGAGTAGGTTACAGATAGTGTGAGGACAACCCAGGCAAGGGAGGCCTTTGAAGAGAGAGCTTTAAAACATGTTTCCCTTCTGCACAGCAAGGGACTGGAGCCATTTGGGATACCGAGTCAGGTATGTAACAGAAGAATTCAGGAGACACACCAGCTAGGGAATAATTACTACAAAGTATCACTGATTGTTAGCATGTtgtttctgttgatttttaacaTCTGCATTGTGAATTatgattgatcttgcaagtaaggaaattgAATGTACACAGTTTACCAAATGGTCTATATCCTTAACTGCTAGTCAACTCTTATAAACATGTCAAACTTCAGAACAGTGCAGTGACAGGGGCCATGCTGTTTTCCTTGTGCATAAGGAAATAAAGTATGATTGAGGAACGAGTACACCCACTTTCCACACAAAGGTATGTTAATCGTCACTGTAAGTTACCCCTTGTATATGTGTGAGTGGTAGAAGGGGAAGGGAGCTGATGACTACTGCAAACTTCCACCGTATCCTTTAGTGTAGGTTAAGCTGCAGGGAAATAAGTTATTCACATCAAACTTTGCCTCCTTGGTAGTTATTACTTAAATTGTCAACAGGTCTTTGATCTAATTGTTTATTTAATGATTCATTCTTACAACATTTTCACGTAATTGACAAGACAAATCAAATTTACCACCAGGGCTGAACCAGTCTGATTTGATCATTTGCTGAATTTCCAGGTCCAAAGAAAGGTAAGACTGCACCAGACATTGGCCCAGTATGTGTGTAGAGGTGAGACATGTTACCAGCATCGTAAAAtgacacctgccctccctcgtagTCCAGATAAACACCAACCTTTGTTGGATTAATTTGGAGCTTAAGGTGCTCGGTGTGTTTTGGATTTCTGTCTATCTGTACAAAGAAATCGAAGAGTGATTGGATCCAATTGGTTACATAAGGACTTATTACCCAGTAACCATTCTGTACAGTCATTTCTTCTAATTTGCATCTGTTTACAGACTCCTTCACAACTCCAACCATCCACTTTGCCCCCTGGTTAACTGCGACCTCCCAATAGTGTTTTCCTGATGTAAACTGTTTTGATCCCAACACGCAGATACGTTTTTGAAATCGTTTTGGATTCTCCGGTAACTGCTGTGGCAGGTATCCAACTAATGCCGTGGTCATACTTGGAGATAAAATGAGCCTCGGGTGAGCTGAATTCGGAGCTAGAGTCAATCGAGCGAATGCTGTAAGTCAGAGATTATCACATTACTATCAATAATGTGATCCAGTCTTAAACTGCATTGCTAGGAGTACAGAAATAAACTTCCAGGTAATAAATTCTCTGTTACTAGATTACCTAGAAAATCTCAAGTGATTTAAATATACAAATTCATGAATGTTAATTTGAATGTGTTTTACACAAGAATA
The DNA window shown above is from Mobula birostris isolate sMobBir1 chromosome 5, sMobBir1.hap1, whole genome shotgun sequence and carries:
- the LOC140198111 gene encoding FK506-binding protein-like, with translation MASSLLSKTSEATTNDSDGQEKTRNLSDQQIHLETFTWMCPDGSFVKKTLQAGSGLDKPKEGSWCRIYIGVDPTSSFDSKKHFPVGINESVEVILGESDTWFGEVIDKCVETMLLGEQCEVLLAPGLSEAAEDLADRLKFTVRLDKFTICKDSWEMSFEEKWQAAMRHKTKGTEHFKNGNLFGATRRYAKSLRLLVSVKYEVPPEKGEEYIKVRCALYSNLAACQLKRSQYRNVIQNCSKALELEPDSVKCLYRRSQAYTSINEVDKARGDLQRVLKLEPGNTAAVQQLRIVTQQIRAQNEKLGKAMSKLFT